A genomic region of Exiguobacterium oxidotolerans JCM 12280 contains the following coding sequences:
- a CDS encoding TPM domain-containing protein, whose product MIWRRTRLLLSAFLVFFLLTPTAEAVSERTGAAFFIQDDAQLLTASEEAELARLGQELEQYTTAQVVLKTVPDLKGQDLSTYANETFRAQGIGQEGKDNGVMVVVAPNEKSRNFRIEVGYKLEGVLTDITAGRILDQYAVPYRDEGDYGKAASETYKAVISVVSKEQSLESQDPPKANAEDGLSLWVKLVIGAGLVLLLFLDMKFTGGMFFFAIINILSAVMRGGGGGGGGSRGGGGSSGGGGAER is encoded by the coding sequence ATGATTTGGCGAAGAACGCGTCTCCTTCTGAGTGCGTTCCTCGTTTTCTTCCTTCTGACTCCGACTGCCGAAGCCGTATCAGAACGCACGGGCGCAGCTTTCTTCATCCAAGATGATGCACAGTTGCTGACCGCGTCGGAAGAAGCGGAACTTGCTCGTCTTGGTCAGGAACTCGAACAATATACGACCGCACAAGTCGTTTTAAAAACTGTCCCTGACTTAAAAGGACAAGATTTGAGTACGTATGCGAATGAAACCTTCCGTGCCCAAGGGATTGGACAAGAAGGAAAAGACAATGGTGTCATGGTGGTCGTGGCGCCAAACGAAAAAAGCCGCAATTTCCGAATCGAGGTCGGTTACAAGCTCGAAGGTGTCCTGACCGACATCACGGCAGGTCGAATCCTCGATCAATACGCCGTTCCCTATCGCGACGAAGGTGATTACGGAAAAGCAGCTTCAGAAACCTATAAAGCCGTCATCAGTGTCGTCTCGAAGGAACAGTCACTCGAATCACAAGATCCACCTAAAGCGAATGCTGAAGACGGATTGAGTCTTTGGGTCAAACTCGTCATCGGCGCAGGTCTTGTCCTGTTATTGTTCTTGGATATGAAATTTACAGGTGGCATGTTCTTCTTCGCGATCATCAACATCCTGTCAGCCGTTATGCGCGGCGGCGGTGGTGGCGGTGGCGGAAGTCGTGGTGGCGGCGGTAGTTCCGGCGGCGGTGGCGCAGAAAGGTAG
- a CDS encoding DUF1294 domain-containing protein, producing the protein MNGLYMVLIFYGVMTVVGFFSMWSDKRRAKQHAQRTPEATLLWIAFLGGALGSLLGMQLVRHKTRKPKFQLLVPLALLLHATGWILFMTA; encoded by the coding sequence ATGAACGGATTATACATGGTTCTTATTTTTTACGGCGTGATGACCGTCGTCGGCTTCTTCTCGATGTGGTCCGATAAACGTCGTGCGAAACAACATGCACAACGGACGCCGGAAGCCACATTGCTTTGGATTGCCTTTCTCGGAGGTGCGCTCGGTTCATTACTCGGAATGCAACTCGTGCGTCATAAAACACGCAAACCGAAATTTCAGCTACTTGTCCCGCTTGCTCTTTTGTTACACGCGACGGGCTGGATTTTGTTTATGACCGCATGA
- a CDS encoding iron-containing alcohol dehydrogenase family protein, which yields MIRQAVLQYIHEKEAVSQLDTLLGERNGVLLHGAKALQAANPYLPALPKVLFQGHCTDEQVAQLTEACGEYDVLIALGGGSLIDTAKQVAVRLNRPLIVIPTIVSNCAPWTPLSVMYDTQGQYLRFDTLPVVIEALLLDHRILSASPYDYFVAGLVDTLAKWYEARALSGITVENPIIEMALRVAEQCEDLILKTPISEEVFRAYPSSIEHLVETVIPLAGSVGGFGDDATRGAIGHGVHNAMSPFASTHSILHGSKVGYGLLIQEKLLGESEAYDELRTYLQKNGQPITSLDLGLTTSELSQLAVQIGQEPLCQLIETDLSPTRLLDVLTQNDVESITTS from the coding sequence ATGATTCGTCAAGCAGTTTTGCAATACATACATGAAAAAGAAGCAGTATCTCAGCTCGACACGTTGCTCGGCGAGCGGAATGGTGTGTTACTACACGGAGCAAAAGCCTTACAAGCGGCGAATCCTTATTTGCCAGCATTACCGAAAGTCCTATTTCAAGGACATTGCACGGATGAACAAGTTGCCCAGTTAACGGAGGCGTGTGGGGAGTATGACGTCCTCATCGCACTCGGGGGAGGTTCCTTGATTGATACGGCGAAACAAGTTGCCGTTCGTTTAAATCGACCGTTAATCGTTATCCCGACGATTGTTTCGAATTGTGCGCCGTGGACGCCACTGAGCGTCATGTACGACACGCAAGGTCAATATCTTCGTTTTGATACGCTGCCGGTTGTCATCGAGGCACTTTTACTCGACCATCGGATTCTGTCGGCGAGCCCCTATGATTATTTTGTCGCGGGTCTCGTAGACACACTTGCAAAATGGTATGAGGCCCGTGCGTTAAGTGGGATCACAGTGGAGAATCCGATCATTGAAATGGCTTTACGGGTTGCCGAGCAGTGCGAAGACCTCATCTTAAAAACACCAATCAGCGAGGAGGTTTTTCGGGCGTATCCGTCCAGCATCGAACACTTGGTGGAAACCGTCATTCCGTTAGCGGGGAGTGTCGGCGGGTTTGGTGATGATGCGACGCGTGGGGCAATTGGTCATGGTGTCCATAATGCGATGTCTCCTTTTGCGTCCACTCATTCGATTTTGCATGGAAGTAAGGTTGGATATGGTCTCTTGATTCAGGAAAAGTTATTAGGAGAGAGCGAAGCATACGACGAGCTGCGTACGTACTTGCAAAAAAATGGACAGCCAATCACGAGTCTTGATTTAGGACTGACAACATCAGAGCTTAGTCAGTTGGCCGTACAAATCGGACAAGAGCCATTATGTCAGTTGATTGAGACGGATTTATCACCAACGCGTCTACTGGACGTGCTCACGCAAAATGATGTCGAGAGTATCACAACCTCATGA
- a CDS encoding EAL domain-containing protein, which translates to MWHPCAECTTTIRFIEAGSLHIQSSIPQVYSYTSFNQLEELLESTLQLNDVPVSCRKDGSRFSTPTLLASVLLEQLRHRQAIDFIQTGDMTSHLQPIYNIQDNTLFANEALLRAADHNVPMSPGILFSTASKMGLHSRLDQRAREEAIRATHHIGGTEKTFINFLPSTIYNPEYCLRHTFEIVERYNVDPSRLVFEVVETEKIEDVTHLKHVFEQYKKQGIQVALDDVGAGFSTLDMLTLLQPDYIKIDRSFISDCDTVAENEAFLRKARHLTKEMGIKILAEGIERQEELELCRQLGFDFGQGYLLGRPAPYAQFAKAQ; encoded by the coding sequence ATGTGGCATCCTTGCGCCGAATGTACGACAACGATCCGTTTTATCGAGGCCGGCTCCTTACATATCCAGTCGAGCATCCCTCAAGTTTATTCGTATACATCGTTTAACCAGTTGGAGGAGCTTCTTGAATCAACATTACAGCTTAATGATGTTCCCGTCTCATGTCGAAAAGATGGATCGCGCTTTTCTACCCCAACGCTTCTCGCTTCTGTTTTACTCGAGCAATTACGTCATCGTCAAGCCATCGACTTCATCCAAACAGGTGACATGACGAGTCATCTCCAACCAATCTATAATATCCAGGACAACACGCTGTTCGCGAATGAGGCACTCCTTCGCGCCGCCGATCATAATGTCCCGATGTCGCCAGGTATTCTTTTTTCGACAGCTTCGAAGATGGGTCTTCACTCACGACTCGATCAACGTGCACGAGAAGAAGCAATCCGGGCGACACATCATATTGGCGGAACCGAAAAAACGTTCATCAACTTCCTTCCCTCAACGATTTATAACCCAGAATACTGCCTTCGTCATACGTTCGAAATCGTCGAACGATATAATGTCGACCCGAGTCGTCTTGTGTTTGAAGTCGTCGAAACGGAAAAAATTGAAGACGTCACTCATTTGAAACATGTCTTCGAGCAATATAAAAAACAAGGGATACAAGTTGCGCTTGACGATGTCGGCGCTGGTTTCTCGACACTCGATATGTTGACGTTACTTCAACCAGACTATATCAAAATCGATCGGTCTTTCATCTCGGACTGTGATACGGTCGCAGAAAATGAAGCTTTCTTACGAAAAGCTCGCCATCTTACGAAAGAAATGGGAATCAAGATTTTAGCAGAGGGCATCGAGCGGCAAGAAGAACTCGAGCTTTGCCGGCAACTTGGTTTTGATTTCGGACAAGGCTACCTGCTTGGTCGCCCTGCACCTTACGCACAATTCGCAAAGGCACAATAA
- a CDS encoding undecaprenyl-diphosphate phosphatase, which translates to MHILELLKALLLGFVEGMTEFAPVSSTGHMIIVDDMWLQTTDFLGKYSANTFKIVIQLGSILAVIVVFWKRLFSLIGLYKIEGEHDATGTHKLKLRHVLIGLLPAAVLGLLFEDFIDENLFSIDTVIIGLAVGAVLMIAADKLGPKEPKTTTLDQITYRQAALVGLFQCISLWPGFSRSGSTISGGVFLGMNHRTAADFTFIMAVPIMFGASFLSLVKNWDYINVGDLGFYIVGFVASFAFALLSIRFFLKLINKIKLVPFAIYRLVLAGILAIVVYM; encoded by the coding sequence ATGCATATCTTAGAATTACTTAAAGCACTCTTACTCGGTTTCGTCGAAGGGATGACGGAATTCGCCCCTGTCTCTTCAACTGGTCACATGATCATCGTCGACGACATGTGGCTCCAAACAACGGACTTTCTCGGAAAATACTCCGCGAACACCTTTAAGATCGTCATTCAGCTCGGATCGATTCTTGCCGTCATCGTCGTCTTTTGGAAACGGTTGTTCAGCCTGATCGGTCTCTATAAGATTGAAGGCGAGCATGATGCGACGGGCACACACAAATTAAAACTGCGTCACGTCTTAATCGGACTGCTTCCTGCTGCCGTCCTCGGTTTATTGTTCGAAGACTTCATCGATGAAAACCTCTTTTCGATCGATACCGTCATCATCGGTCTCGCCGTCGGAGCTGTCTTGATGATCGCAGCGGATAAACTCGGTCCAAAAGAACCGAAAACGACGACGCTCGACCAAATTACTTACCGCCAAGCAGCACTCGTCGGATTGTTCCAATGTATTTCACTTTGGCCAGGGTTTTCACGGTCCGGTTCAACGATTTCCGGAGGGGTCTTCCTCGGAATGAACCACCGGACAGCGGCTGACTTTACATTCATCATGGCTGTGCCAATCATGTTCGGAGCCAGTTTTCTCTCGCTCGTTAAGAACTGGGATTACATCAATGTAGGCGATCTTGGCTTTTACATCGTCGGTTTTGTTGCATCGTTCGCGTTTGCGCTACTATCGATTCGTTTCTTCTTGAAACTGATCAATAAAATCAAACTTGTCCCATTTGCGATCTATCGCCTTGTCTTAGCTGGGATTCTTGCAATCGTCGTTTACATGTAA
- a CDS encoding aldo/keto reductase — protein sequence MQHVTLNNSLQMPQLGYGVFKVSEEEVYQAVLEALRAGYRSIDTAMIYENEAGVGRALRDSGIPREEIFLTTKVWNADQGYAETLAAFETSLTKLGVDYVDLYLIHWPMPNEDRYMDTWHALEELYKQGKTKAIGVSNFHVPHLKRVLEEGTIVPAVNQIELHPFLSQEEIRTFCKEHDILVEAWSPLMKGRDALTEPVITQIAASKKKTPAQVILRWHLQHDVIAIPKSVTPSRIRENLAVFDFELSPDEMRQIDALNQNQRTGSNPDEMHKK from the coding sequence ATGCAACACGTCACACTCAACAACAGTCTACAGATGCCTCAACTCGGTTACGGCGTCTTTAAAGTATCCGAAGAAGAAGTGTATCAAGCAGTACTGGAAGCGTTACGTGCCGGCTATCGTTCAATTGATACGGCGATGATTTATGAAAATGAAGCAGGTGTCGGACGCGCATTACGTGACTCTGGAATTCCGCGCGAAGAAATTTTTCTGACGACAAAAGTTTGGAATGCGGACCAAGGATATGCAGAAACGCTCGCAGCCTTCGAAACAAGCCTCACTAAACTCGGAGTCGATTATGTCGATTTGTATCTCATCCATTGGCCGATGCCGAATGAAGATCGTTACATGGACACATGGCATGCACTCGAAGAACTGTACAAGCAAGGAAAAACGAAAGCCATCGGGGTTTCAAACTTCCATGTCCCCCACTTAAAGCGGGTTTTGGAAGAAGGAACGATTGTACCTGCTGTCAATCAGATTGAATTACATCCGTTCTTAAGTCAGGAAGAAATTCGGACGTTTTGTAAGGAACACGACATTTTAGTTGAAGCATGGAGTCCGCTCATGAAGGGACGCGACGCCTTGACTGAACCTGTCATCACGCAGATTGCAGCCTCTAAAAAGAAAACGCCAGCTCAAGTCATTCTCCGCTGGCATCTTCAACATGATGTCATTGCCATTCCGAAATCGGTCACGCCGAGTCGAATTCGTGAAAACTTGGCAGTCTTCGACTTTGAACTTTCACCAGATGAAATGCGACAAATTGATGCGTTAAATCAAAATCAACGGACTGGTTCGAACCCAGACGAAATGCATAAAAAATAA
- a CDS encoding DMT family transporter produces MSWLFVVIAGLFEMLGVVFINTFNQNKTIKNGLLMFAGFGLSFVFLTLAMNGLPMGTAYAVWTGIGAAGGTILSMIFYHEAKDWKRVLCIGLILSSTVGLKLIGE; encoded by the coding sequence ATGAGCTGGTTATTTGTTGTCATTGCCGGATTGTTTGAAATGTTAGGTGTCGTTTTCATCAATACGTTTAATCAAAATAAGACGATCAAGAATGGTTTATTGATGTTTGCTGGATTCGGCTTGAGTTTTGTTTTTCTGACACTCGCAATGAACGGATTACCGATGGGAACGGCGTATGCTGTTTGGACGGGAATCGGAGCAGCCGGTGGAACAATACTCAGCATGATTTTCTATCATGAAGCGAAAGACTGGAAACGTGTGCTCTGCATCGGTCTAATCTTGAGTTCGACCGTAGGATTAAAGCTGATTGGAGAATAA
- a CDS encoding LemA family protein, which yields MARRNRGGSKLPLIIGIAVVVIIAFLAIGQYNSLVNVEEDVSNKWSQVDNQIKRRADLIPNLVETVKGIAGQEEKVYGDIAEAQAGLARAASTEQRIEADQQVTSSLRGLIALQTTYPELKSSERFQSLMDTLEGTENRLGIARKDYNDSVTVYNKKRRSFPTSLYASAFGFDKKPYYEISESDRENPTVDFNSDSK from the coding sequence ATGGCACGTAGAAATCGTGGGGGTTCTAAATTACCTCTCATCATCGGAATTGCTGTTGTTGTCATCATTGCTTTCTTAGCAATCGGACAATACAACAGTCTCGTAAACGTCGAAGAAGACGTTTCGAACAAGTGGTCACAAGTCGATAACCAAATTAAACGACGGGCGGATCTCATCCCGAACCTTGTCGAAACTGTTAAAGGTATCGCTGGTCAAGAAGAAAAAGTTTACGGTGATATCGCTGAAGCACAAGCTGGTCTTGCCCGCGCTGCTTCGACAGAACAACGGATTGAAGCCGACCAACAAGTCACATCTTCCCTCCGTGGATTGATTGCCTTACAAACGACGTATCCGGAACTTAAATCAAGCGAACGGTTCCAGTCGTTGATGGACACGCTTGAAGGGACAGAAAACCGTCTTGGTATCGCACGGAAAGATTACAATGATTCCGTCACAGTCTACAATAAGAAACGTCGTAGTTTCCCAACTTCGCTTTATGCTTCGGCGTTTGGTTTTGATAAAAAACCATACTATGAAATTTCAGAAAGCGACCGCGAAAACCCAACGGTCGATTTCAACAGTGATTCGAAATGA
- a CDS encoding ZIP family metal transporter, translating into MFEWFTSLPVVIQALLAGMMTWGLTALGAALVFVFTTIEKKVMNMMLGFAAGVMIAASFWSLLAPAIEFTEQDGGIAWLPAAIGFLAGGFFVRLLDFVTPHLHLSAPLENAEGPSTGLKKATLLFLAITLHNIPEGLAIGVAFGAAALNMDGATVAGALTLALGIGIQNMPEGAALSIPLRGEGMSRRRAFNYGQMSAIVEPIAAMIGAAAVFFIQPLLPYALAFAAGAMIFVVVEELIPESQAENGSDLATLGLMVGFTVMMILDVALG; encoded by the coding sequence ATGTTTGAATGGTTTACTTCACTCCCCGTCGTGATCCAGGCATTACTCGCCGGGATGATGACATGGGGCTTGACCGCACTTGGGGCGGCACTTGTTTTCGTCTTTACGACAATTGAAAAAAAGGTCATGAATATGATGCTCGGCTTCGCCGCCGGTGTCATGATCGCTGCGTCCTTTTGGTCACTGCTCGCTCCGGCGATTGAATTTACGGAACAGGATGGTGGCATCGCCTGGCTTCCGGCTGCAATCGGATTTTTAGCAGGTGGCTTCTTCGTTCGCTTACTCGACTTCGTCACACCACATTTACACTTATCCGCACCACTTGAAAATGCAGAAGGCCCTTCGACCGGTCTTAAAAAGGCAACTCTGCTCTTTTTAGCCATCACCTTGCACAATATCCCAGAAGGTCTAGCAATCGGTGTCGCTTTTGGTGCTGCTGCGTTAAATATGGACGGGGCGACAGTCGCTGGTGCTTTGACGCTCGCACTCGGAATCGGGATTCAAAATATGCCGGAAGGTGCTGCCTTATCGATTCCGCTTCGTGGTGAAGGCATGTCACGCCGTCGCGCTTTCAATTACGGTCAAATGTCCGCTATTGTTGAACCGATTGCGGCGATGATCGGGGCGGCTGCCGTTTTCTTCATTCAGCCGTTACTGCCTTACGCACTCGCCTTTGCAGCCGGCGCGATGATTTTTGTTGTCGTTGAGGAATTGATTCCTGAATCACAAGCTGAAAACGGCTCGGATTTAGCGACACTCGGTCTAATGGTCGGCTTTACCGTCATGATGATTCTTGATGTCGCCTTAGGCTAA
- a CDS encoding heavy metal translocating P-type ATPase, with protein sequence METKTERLRISGIDCANCAAKVERGVSTVEGIEAANLDFTGQKLYITYQGEAPDDATYDAVVKRVQELEPNVEVSRDVPSDESHVHDHGPFLTKMKKIQYSIGGVAFISAFFLPSSIELISFALAYFLIGWDVLRNALRNIRQGQVFDENFLMVIATVGAFLIGEYPEAVAVMLFYQVGEFFQHRAVDQSRKSIAELMDIRPETATLENGQTISPMQVKVGQRILVRPGEKIPLDGTILEGEAFIDTVALTGESVPRRVRTNDTILAGTINTDGRLLIQVDRLYSESTVAKILDLVENASRHKAPTEKFITRFARVYTPAVVGIATLLAVLPPLFVANATWEDWIYRALVFLVISCPCALVISIPLGFFSGIGAASKRGILVKGGNHLEALQQLDTVVFDKTGTLTEGVFEVTELRPVACSDEELLKVATLVEQHSNHPIAKSIQRTYASYGEVTESVQEYREVAGSGVVGRFGTDTIRAGNARWFNELGYETLDQTADGTYIHVARNDTYLGYIRIADHIKDSTVEALARLKALGVRKTVMLTGDRRATAEAIGRQIGIDEVAAELLPDQKVEQLELILKQADGKVAFVGDGINDAPVLTRADVGIAMGGLGSDVAIEAADIVLMTDEPKQLVEAIEIARATRKIVYQNIFFALGVKAVFLLFGAFGFATMWEAVFADVGVTVLAVLNAMRILKK encoded by the coding sequence ATGGAGACGAAAACTGAGCGATTACGAATTTCAGGAATTGATTGTGCCAATTGTGCGGCGAAGGTCGAGCGTGGTGTTTCGACTGTCGAAGGAATCGAAGCGGCAAATCTTGATTTTACGGGACAAAAGCTTTATATCACTTATCAAGGAGAGGCACCGGATGACGCGACATACGATGCGGTCGTCAAACGGGTACAAGAATTAGAGCCGAACGTCGAAGTTTCTCGTGACGTTCCATCTGACGAAAGTCATGTTCATGACCACGGTCCATTTTTAACGAAAATGAAAAAGATTCAATACAGCATCGGTGGGGTTGCCTTCATCAGTGCCTTCTTTTTACCGAGCTCAATTGAACTTATCTCATTTGCGCTGGCTTACTTCTTAATCGGTTGGGATGTGTTACGAAACGCGCTCCGAAATATTCGTCAGGGACAAGTATTTGATGAAAATTTCTTGATGGTCATCGCGACGGTTGGTGCTTTTCTAATTGGCGAATACCCGGAAGCGGTCGCCGTCATGCTGTTTTATCAAGTCGGTGAGTTTTTCCAACACCGGGCAGTCGATCAATCACGCAAATCGATTGCTGAATTAATGGATATTCGCCCTGAGACGGCAACTCTTGAAAATGGACAAACGATTAGTCCGATGCAAGTGAAAGTCGGGCAACGGATTTTAGTCCGACCGGGCGAAAAGATTCCGCTCGACGGAACAATCCTTGAAGGAGAAGCGTTCATCGATACGGTCGCCTTGACAGGAGAATCGGTTCCACGACGTGTCCGTACGAACGATACGATTCTTGCAGGGACGATCAATACGGATGGGCGACTGTTGATTCAAGTCGATCGTCTCTACAGTGAGTCGACGGTCGCGAAAATTCTTGATCTCGTCGAAAATGCTTCGCGCCATAAGGCACCGACGGAAAAATTCATCACCCGATTTGCTCGTGTCTACACACCGGCAGTCGTCGGGATTGCGACGTTACTCGCCGTGCTGCCGCCACTCTTTGTCGCAAATGCGACATGGGAAGACTGGATTTACCGGGCACTTGTGTTCCTTGTCATCAGTTGTCCCTGTGCGCTCGTCATTTCCATTCCGCTCGGGTTCTTCAGTGGAATTGGTGCCGCTTCAAAACGCGGGATTCTCGTGAAGGGTGGAAATCATCTCGAGGCATTACAACAGCTGGATACGGTCGTTTTTGATAAAACAGGGACCTTGACAGAAGGGGTCTTTGAAGTGACGGAACTCCGCCCGGTTGCTTGTTCAGACGAAGAATTGTTGAAAGTGGCAACGCTTGTTGAACAGCATTCGAATCATCCGATTGCAAAGTCCATCCAACGGACATATGCAAGTTATGGTGAAGTGACGGAATCCGTTCAAGAGTATCGCGAAGTCGCAGGATCAGGTGTCGTCGGTCGCTTCGGAACGGATACGATTCGTGCCGGGAATGCCCGTTGGTTCAACGAACTTGGTTATGAGACGCTTGATCAAACGGCAGACGGGACGTACATTCATGTCGCACGCAATGATACGTATCTCGGCTACATCCGAATTGCTGATCACATTAAAGACAGCACGGTTGAAGCACTTGCTCGCCTCAAAGCACTCGGTGTGCGGAAAACGGTCATGTTGACGGGCGACCGCCGGGCAACGGCAGAAGCAATCGGCCGTCAAATCGGGATTGACGAAGTTGCAGCAGAACTATTACCTGATCAAAAAGTCGAACAACTCGAACTGATTTTGAAGCAAGCGGATGGAAAAGTGGCCTTTGTTGGCGACGGCATCAATGATGCCCCTGTTTTGACACGAGCCGATGTCGGAATCGCGATGGGCGGACTCGGCAGTGATGTGGCGATTGAAGCCGCAGATATCGTCCTCATGACAGATGAACCAAAGCAGTTGGTCGAAGCAATTGAGATTGCCCGTGCGACACGAAAAATTGTCTATCAAAACATTTTCTTCGCACTTGGCGTGAAAGCCGTGTTTCTCCTGTTTGGTGCATTTGGTTTCGCGACGATGTGGGAAGCTGTGTTTGCGGATGTCGGTGTAACCGTCCTGGCTGTTTTAAATGCGATGCGCATCCTCAAAAAATAA
- a CDS encoding general stress protein: MKTKQYIGTYYSEEELISKMDELHIQGHREEDFYVIVKEKSDIELVRSQMDAEIAATKPSWMDRIRGNKGRDQEVDQLFESLDLSAEDVEERKVEVEGGGFVLLLEVQDIQFDPHLNTDNTHEDVKVRYGSYDETHTSNAANSNAQLGSGNTLDVDRDSKEEHAEVDLHRAGTDKMPQDEQAINRAKVEQDRKPDIAMRRDDDFKRLDSEREDERKRQSTNHTDDVAEQDHGNNLDR; encoded by the coding sequence ATGAAAACGAAACAATACATCGGTACGTACTACTCGGAAGAAGAGTTAATCTCAAAAATGGATGAATTACACATTCAAGGGCACCGGGAAGAAGATTTTTATGTCATCGTCAAGGAAAAATCAGATATCGAACTTGTTCGTAGTCAAATGGATGCGGAAATCGCTGCGACAAAACCCTCATGGATGGATCGAATCCGAGGAAACAAAGGGCGCGATCAAGAAGTCGATCAGCTGTTCGAATCACTTGATTTATCTGCAGAAGATGTAGAAGAACGTAAAGTCGAGGTCGAAGGTGGCGGATTCGTATTATTGCTTGAAGTACAAGACATCCAGTTCGACCCGCATCTCAATACGGACAATACGCATGAAGATGTCAAAGTCCGTTACGGTAGTTATGATGAGACACATACGTCGAATGCTGCAAATTCAAACGCCCAACTCGGTTCAGGGAACACGCTTGACGTCGATCGTGACTCTAAGGAAGAACACGCTGAAGTCGATTTACATCGAGCCGGAACGGATAAGATGCCGCAAGATGAACAAGCCATCAATCGGGCGAAAGTAGAACAAGACCGTAAGCCGGACATTGCGATGCGTCGTGATGATGATTTCAAACGGCTCGACTCTGAGCGTGAGGACGAACGGAAGCGACAATCTACGAACCATACGGATGATGTAGCCGAGCAAGATCACGGAAACAATCTCGATCGTTAA
- a CDS encoding YolD-like family protein: protein MTRYRDRGNLKWIPFLMPEYIQLLRDYYKDTHRLTLPPIDEQLQESWQFILEEALMEGKELEITYYKEGSYITLTGFIERIERERGLLHVRSQNSIEIPLMRLVRIENG, encoded by the coding sequence ATGACACGGTATCGTGACCGTGGCAATTTAAAATGGATTCCGTTTTTGATGCCGGAGTACATTCAACTGTTGCGCGACTATTATAAAGATACGCATCGTTTAACACTACCGCCCATCGATGAACAACTTCAAGAATCATGGCAATTCATCCTCGAAGAAGCATTAATGGAAGGAAAAGAACTTGAAATCACGTATTATAAGGAGGGAAGCTATATCACACTGACCGGATTCATCGAACGAATCGAGCGCGAACGAGGACTTCTGCACGTCCGGAGTCAAAATTCGATCGAAATTCCACTGATGCGACTAGTTCGGATTGAAAACGGGTAG